The Aspergillus chevalieri M1 DNA, chromosome 5, nearly complete sequence genome includes a region encoding these proteins:
- a CDS encoding camp independent regulatory protein (COG:G,T;~EggNog:ENOG410PPE9;~InterPro:IPR018608;~PFAM:PF09729) has protein sequence MVNSTAAVLEPTFTGYVATTTDALILFEACLTGVLHHVPRRPHDRERSHLVRSGSVFIYEENSSGIKRWTDGVTWSPSRILGNFLVYRELEKPFPPGEKKRAMKKANRRPAPPSRPGEPYPRHDSTAQSYSPSPSSSGPFGGDRTHQSEVERALVGSLVDSYGFKDSGLVKKTMSVTVAGVTHHLVSYYSVDDVMRGVLSPPSMVESLRCIRPRMELTQKQSFRAPIDDLETSGLDNPNDPAHAIYSYRPPMMAPPGYAIQPTAHTDFYMHTNPYAAHPPPPAPMAGYSMAGPIPAQPAPNPYLPTPAAAAQPHIKSEEYPPPFRAPYATTTAFEPPSYNPLASSMPPALNTAIPSSLGSDRSRSQSEQSPTAYRNPSISSRSVATDATSPIDPSTPASYSRGSFSLASQLEGSHPSMEPRGVAGFDPSIPRRESIPYYARDNRYYMGATAPGAHATYPQQISPWTTTAPAQPQI, from the coding sequence ATGGTCAACAGTACAGCTGCCGTCTTGGAGCCCACATTCACGGGATATGTTGCGACCACCACAGATGCCTTGATTCTCTTCGAAGCCTGTCTGACCGGCGTCCTGCACCATGTCCCGCGTCGTCCCCATGACCGGGAGCGCAGTCATCTCGTCCGCAGTGGAAGCGTCTTCATCTACGAGGAGAACTCGTCTGGCATCAAGAGATGGACCGACGGCGTGACCTGGAGTCCAAGTCGAATTCTCGGCAACTTTCTCGTCTACCGAGAACTCGAGAAGCCTTTCCCGCCGGGTGAGAAGAAGCGCGCCATGAAGAAGGCCAACCGTCGACCGGCTCCCCCCAGCAGGCCTGGCGAGCCCTATCCGCGCCATGATAGCACCGCCCAGAGCTACTCCCCATCCCCTTCGTCCTCGGGTCCGTTTGGAGGTGACCGCACACATCAGTCGGAGGTAGAGAGAGCCCTGGTCGGTTCCCTTGTCGATTCGTACGGCTTCAAGGATTCGGGGTTGGTCAAGAAGACCATGAGTGTGACTGTCGCCGGTGTGACGCACCATCTCGTGTCTTACTACAGTGTCGATGATGTTATGCGCGGTGTCTTGAGCCCTCCGTCAATGGTCGAATCTTTGAGATGCATTCGTCCACGCATGGAATTGACCCAAAAGCAAAGCTTCCGCGCTCCCATCGATGATCTGGAAACCAGCGGCTTGGACAATCCCAACGATCCCGCCCATGCCATTTACAGCTACCGTCCTCCGATGATGGCGCCCCCGGGCTATGCCATCCAGCCTACTGCACACACAGACTTTTACATGCATACGAATCCGTACGCGGCGcatcctccgcctccagctCCTATGGCAGGTTATTCGATGGCGGGACCGATCCCTGCTCAGCCGGCTCCGAACCCGTACCTGCCAACTCCAGCAGCTGCCGCACAACCACACATCAAATCCGAAGAATATCCCCCACCCTTCCGAGCTCCTTATGCGACTACAACCGCCTTTGAGCCCCCTAGTTATAACCCGCTGGCTTCGTCCATGCCACCCGCTCTAAACACCGCTATTCCTAGTTCTCTGGGCAGCGATCGTAGTCGGTCTCAGTCTGAGCAGAGCCCGACTGCTTACCGGAATCCATCTATCTCTTCGCGCAGCGTGGCTACCGATGCCACCTCTCCGATCGACCCATCGACCCCGGCCAGCTATTCCCGCGGAAGTTTCAGCCTCGCGAGTCAGTTGGAGGGGTCGCACCCGTCGATGGAGCCCCGGGGTGTGGCTGGTTTCGACCCATCGATTCCCCGTCGGGAGTCCATTCCATACTACGCGCGCGATAACCGATATTACATGGGCGCGACTGCACCGGGAGCACATGCCACTTATCCCCAGCAGATTTCGCCGTGGACCACCACCGCGCCCGCACAACCGCAGATCTAA
- the atrF gene encoding ABC drug exporter AtrF (COG:Q;~EggNog:ENOG410QDR5;~InterPro:IPR034001,IPR017871,IPR027417,IPR003593, IPR010929,IPR029481,IPR003439,IPR013525,IPR034003;~PFAM:PF01061,PF00005,PF06422,PF14510;~TransMembrane:14 (i542-562o574-596i617-640o652-671i683-702o794-827i1204-1225o1237-1254i1274-1302o1314-1333i1345-1364o1384-1403i1468-1489o1495-1512i);~go_component: GO:0016020 - membrane [Evidence IEA];~go_component: GO:0016021 - integral component of membrane [Evidence IEA];~go_function: GO:0005524 - ATP binding [Evidence IEA];~go_function: GO:0016887 - ATPase activity [Evidence IEA];~go_function: GO:0042626 - ATPase-coupled transmembrane transporter activity [Evidence IEA];~go_process: GO:0055085 - transmembrane transport [Evidence IEA]): MADNRPALGSSEGPDHANPTNTTTTSQLHPPAAETDDTSSTANSSQPSLDGRWGERDQGEPVSRRGAMEDFEEMRRELTRLSQSQSHPSNGGRLRSLTSRRASHPKDEEKGEEEEEEYGGFDLSEFLMGGHLERRTTAGEPAKKVGVVFKDLTVKGVQTGASFVRTLPHAVVGTFGPDLYNILCNFIPPLRFGRSPPVRDLLHDFTGAIREGEMMLVLGRPGAGCTTFLKTISNDRGAYAGVEGEVSYGGLSAEEQHKRFRGEVNYNPEDDQHFPNLTVWQTLKFSLINKTKKHDRASIPIIIDALLKMFGITHTKNTVVGNEFVRGVSGGERKRVSIAETLATKSSVVCWDNSTRGLDASTALDYAKSLRIMTDVSKRTTLVTLYQAGESIYELMDKVLVIDQGRMLYQGPANEARQYFVNLGFHCPDQSTTADFLTSLCDPNARQFQPGREASTPKTAEELEDIFRKSDTYKRILDDVSGYEKQLEETNQEDTRRFEKMVAQSKSKTVPKKSPYTVSLVRQVLACVQREFWLLWGDKTSLYTKYFIIVSNGLIVSSLFYGESLDTSGAFSRGGALFFSILFLGWLQLTELMPAVTGRGIVARHKDYAFYRPSAVSIARVVVDFPAIFCMVAPFTVIVYFMTQLDVDVSKFWIYFLFVYTTTFCITSMYRMFAALSPTIDDAVRFSGIALNILILYVGYVIPKQDLINGSIWFGWLFYVNPISYSYESVLTNEFSNRDMECNPSQLVPQGPGVDPAYQGCALTGSELGNTTVNGARYLESSFQFTRHHLWRNFGVVIAFTVLYLIVTVLAAEFLSFVGGGGGALVFKRSKRSKNLKKQATKGNDEEQVGGDGAAVEGHSSGNDETFNRLSSSDRIFTWSNVEYTVPYGNGTRKLLNGVNGYAKPGLMIALMGASGAGKTTLLNTLAQRQKMGVVTGDMLVDGHALGADFQRGTGFCEQMDLHDNTSTIREALEFSAILRQDRKTPRQEKIDYVDRIIDLLELEEIQDAIIGSLSVEQKKRVTIGVELAAKPSLLLFLDEPTSGLDSQAAFSIVRFLKKLSQAGQAIVCTIHQPSSMLIQQFDMILALNPGGNTFYFGPVGKEGSEVIKYFADRGVVCPPTKNVAEFILETAAKADKIDWNEEWRNSEQNQRILNEIAEIREERGKLPAPTAGEQYEFAAPTITQIEQLTKRLFTQYWRDPSYYYGKLFVSVIIGIFNGFTFWMLDNSVASMQNRMFSIFLIILIPPIVLNSVVPKFYINRALWEAREYPSRIYGWVAFCTANVVCEIPAAIVTGLIYWLLWYYPVGFPTDSSSAGYVFLMSMLFFLFQASWGQWICAFAPSFTVISNVLPFFFVMVNLFNGIVRPYSDYPVFWKYWMYYLNPTTWWMRGVISTTFPSVHITCQSSEATHFNPPPGQTCIQYAGNFIHNIAQAGYLLDENATSDCAYCPYENGSQYMKNLNVHEGDKWRCFGIFLAFVIVNWFLVYFFIYTVRVRGWSFGLGYLFGFAGLCVDKVKGLFRKKE; the protein is encoded by the exons ATGGCCGACAACCGGCCGGCGTTGGGGTCCTCCGAGGGCCCAGACCACGCCAatcccaccaacaccactaccaccagcCAGCTTCACCCTCCCGCCGCAGAGACAGACGACACTTCATCCACCGCCAATTCCTCCCAGCCCAGTCTCGATGGCCGCTGGGGAGAGCGGGACCAGGGCGAGCCCGTCTCGCGCCGCGGCGCCATGGAAGACTTTGAGGAAATGCGCCGTGAGTTGACGCGCCTCAGCCAGTCGCAATCGCATCCCAGCAACGGAGGTCGTTTGCGCTCCTTGACCTCGCGCCGCGCTAGTCACCCAAAGGACGAGGAGaagggcgaggaagaagaggaggaataTGGTGGTTTCGACCTCAGCGAGTTCTTGATGGGTGGCCATCTTGAACGGCGCACAACTGCTGGTGAACCCGCCAAGAAGGTTGGCGTTGTGTTCAAGGACTTGACCGTCAAGGGTGTCCAGACCGGCGCATCGTTTGTGCGCACGCTGCCTCACGCCGTGGTTGGTACTTTTGGTCCGGATCTCTACAACATCCTCTGTAACTTCATTCCTCCTTTGCGCTTTGGCAGATCCCCGCCGGTTAGGGATCTGCTGCACGACTTCACCGGTGCCATCCGTGAGGGTGAGATGATGCTCGTTCTCGGAAGACCTGGTGCTGGCTGCACGACCTTTCTCAAGACTATTTCCAACGACCGCGGAGCCTACGCCGGTGTCGAGGGCGAAGTTAGCTACGGTGGTCTCTCGGCTGAGGAGCAACACAAGCGCTTCCGCGGAGAGGTCAACTACAATCCTGAAGACGACCAACATTTCCCCAACCTCACCGTCTGGCAGACCCTGAAGTTCTCTCTGATCAACAAGACCAAGAAGCACGACCGCGCCAGTAtccccatcatcatcgacgcCCTGCTCAAGATGTTCGGTATCACTCATACCAAGAACACCGTTGTCGGTAACGAGTTCGTCCGTGGTGTGTCTGGTGGTGAACGCAAGCGTGTCAGTATCGCTGAGACGCTGGCTACCAAGTCGTCTGTTGTCTGCTGGGATAACTCCACCCGTGGCCTCGATGCCAGCACTGCCCTGGATTACGCCAAGTCCCTGCGCATCATGACTGATGTCAGCAAGCGGACCACCCTGGTCACCCTTTACCAGGCTGGTGAAAGCATCTATGAGCTTATGGACAAGGTTTTGGTCATTGACCAGGGTCGCATGCTCTACCAAGGTCCTGCCAACGAGGCCAGGCAGTACTTTGTTAATCTTGGTTTCCACTGCCCTGATCAATC TACTACGGCCGATTTCTTGACTTCGCTCTGTGACCCCAACGCTCGTCAATTCCAACCCGGCCGCGAGGCTTCGACTCCCAAGACGGCTGAGGAGCTCGAGGATATTTTCCGCAAGAGCGACACCTACAAGCGCATCTTGGACGATGTGAGCGGCTACGAAAAGCAACTCGAGGAGACCAATCAGGAGGACACCCGTCGGTTTGAGAAGATGGTTGCGCAATCCAAGAGTAAAACGGTCCCCAAGAAGTCCCCCTACACCGTTTCTTTGGTGCGCCAGGTCCTTGCTTGTGTGCAGCGTGAGTTCTGGTTGCTGTGGGGTGACAAGACGTCTCTCTACACCAAATACTTCATTATCGTCTCCAACGGTCTTATTGTCTCGTCTCTGTTCTACGGTGAATCTCTCGATACTAGCGGTGCTTTCTCCCGTGGCGGTGCTCTGTTCTTTTCCATTCTGTTCCTGGGTTGGTTGCAATTGACTGAACTTATGCCTGCCGTTACCGGAAGAGGAATCGTCGCTCGTCACAAGGATTACGCGTTCTACCGTCCGTCTGCCGTGTCTATCGCTCGTGTTGTCGTCGATTTCCCGGCAATTTTCTGCATGGTTGCTCCGTTCACGGTTATCGTCTATTTCATGACTCAGTTGGATGTGGACGTGTCCAAGTTCTGGATTTACTTCTTGTTCGTGTACACGACCACGTTCTGTATCACCTCGATGTATCGGATGTTCGCCGCCTTGTCGCCTACTATCGATGATGCTGTCCGGTTCAGTGGAATTGCTTTGAACATTCTGATTCTCTACGTCGGTTATGTTATTCCAAAACAAGACCTGATCAACGGTTCCATTTGGTTCGGATGGCTGTTCTACGTGAACCCGATCTCGTACAGTTACGAATCGGTTTTGACAAACGAGTTCTCGAATCGAGACATGGAATGCAACCCGTCGCAATTGGTGCCTCAGGGTCCTGGTGTCGATCCGGCATACCAAGGCTGCGCCCTGACTGGTTCGGAACTGGGCAACACGACCGTGAATGGTGCGCGGTACCTCGAGTCGAGCTTCCAATTCACGCGGCACCACTTGTGGCGCAACTTTGGTGTGGTTATTGCGTTTACGGTCTTGTATCTGATCGTCACTGTCCTTGCTGCTGAGTTCCTTTCCTTCGTCggtggtggcggtggcgCGCTGGTCTTCAAGCGTTCCAAGCGCTCCAAGAACCTCAAGAAGCAGGCTACCAAGGGTAACGATGAGGAACAGGTTGGCGGTGACGGTGCTGCGGTGGAAGGGCACTCGAGTGGCAACGACGAGACCTTCAACCGTCTTTCGTCCAGTGACCGCATCTTCACCTGGTCCAACGTCGAGTACACCGTGCCTTACGGCAATGGAACACGCAAGCTACTGAATGGTGTTAACGGATACGCGAAACCCGGTCTCATGATCGCCCTGATGGGTGCTTCCGGTGCGGGTAAGACTACCCTGCTCAACACCCTGGCCCAACGTCAGAAGATGGGTGTGGTCACTGGTGACATGCTGGTTGATGGCCACGCTCTTGGTGCCGACTTCCAGCGTGGAACCGGTTTCTGTGAACAGATGGACCTGCACGACAACACTTCGACCATCCGCGAGGCGCTGGAGTTCTCCGCCATCCTCCGCCAGGACCGCAAGACCCCGCGCCAGGAGAAGATCGACTACGTTGACCGGATTATCGACCTGCTGGAACTCGAGGAGATCCAAGATGCCATCATCGGCTCGCTGAGCgtggagcagaagaagcgtGTTACTATTGGAGTCGAACTCGCCGCCAAGCCCAgtctcctgctcttcctcGACGAACCCACCAGTGGTCTGGACAGTCAAGCCGCGTTCTCGATCGTTCGATTCCTCAAGAAGCTTTCCCAGGCCGGCCAAGCCATCGTCTGCACCATCCACCAGCCCTCGTCCATGCTCATCCAGCAATTCGACATGATTCTCGCCCTCAATCCCGGTGGTAACACCTTCTACTTCGGCCCCGTCGGCAAGGAAGGCTCAGAGGTCATCAAGTACTTTGCTGACCGTGGTGTCGTGTGCCCGCCCACCAAGAATGTTGCGGAGTTCATACTCGAAACCGCCGCCAAGGCCGACAAGATCGACTGGAACGAGGAATGGAGGAACTCGGAGCAGAACCAGCGGATCTTGAACGAGATTGCGGAGATTCGGGAGGAGAGAGGCAAGTTGCCTGCTCCGACTGCCGGAGAGCAGTATGAGTTTGCGGCGCCCACGATCACCCAGATTgagcagctcaccaagcgGTTGTTCACACAATACTGGCGCGATCCGTCGTACTACTACGGAAAGCTGTTCGTCAGTGTTATCATTGGTATCTTCAACGGATTTACCTTCTGGATGTTGGACAACTCGGTCGCAAGCATGCAAAACAGGATGTTCTCTATCTTCTTGATCATCCTTATCCCTCCGATTGTGCTCAACTCCGTCGTCCCCAAGTTCTACATCAACCGCGCCCTCTGGGAAGCCCGTGAATACCCCTCTCGCATCTACGGCTGGGTCGCCTTCTGCACGGCCAATGTCGTCTGCGAAATCCCCGCCGCCATCGTCACCGGTCTCATCTACTGGCTCCTCTGGTATTACCCCGTTGGCTTCCCGACTGACTCCTCATCCGCGGGATACGTTTTCCTCATGTCGatgctcttcttcctgttcCAAGCCAGCTGGGGACAATGGATTTGCGCCTTCGCTCCGTCTTTCACGGTCATTTCCAACGTcctccccttcttcttcgtcatgGTCAACCTGTTCAACGGTATCGTCCGCCCCTACTCCGACTACCCCGTCTTCTGGAAGTATTGGATGTACTACCTCAACCCGACAACCTGGTGGATGCGCGGTGTCATCTCGACCACCTTCCCCTCTGTCCACATCACATGCCAATCCTCCGAAGCAACACACTTCAACCCGCCCCCGGGCCAGACCTGCATTCAATACGCAGGGAACTTCATCCACAATATTGCCCAGGCGGGATACCTGCTCGACGAAAACGCTACTTCAGACTGCGCGTACTGTCCCTACGAGAACGGTAGCCAGTATATGAAGAACCTGAACGTGCACGAGGGCGACAAGTGGAGGTGCTTCGGTATCTTCCTTGCGTTTGTCATCGTGAACTGGTTCCTTGTTTACTTCTTCATTTACACTGTTCGTGTGCGTGGGTGGTCGTTTGGTCTCGGGTATTTGTTTGGGTTTGCGGGATTGTGCGTTGATAAGGTTAAGGGGTTGTTTAGGAAGAAGGAGTAA
- a CDS encoding uncharacterized protein (COG:S;~EggNog:ENOG410PUN9;~InterPro:IPR036291,IPR008030;~PFAM:PF13460,PF05368,PF03435) yields MASPITVGVIGATGKTGQSVVQGLLSSATNFTITSFTRQASVNSLANEKLHEQGVQIIGYDLSQPRKVLVNHLTTIDVLISCITWEHLDLQIPWIEAAKEAGVKRFVPSEWVGPAPKGVIDIKDKKLDILGVIQRARLPYTIIDVGCWFQVFVPKIPSGRSDKGHMIYIDHRIVEDGNQRFALTDMADIGKYVAQIVADSRTVNKHVFAYTEVLSMNEIWDVMAVASGEEPRKDYVLSKEIKEIIEACGKRLDESHESVMHPSNIMDIANFNMGQYRISWCIRGDNTPEYADYLGYLDFWKLFPDFPRGRSLEAFYREIISGDTLPMPEDV; encoded by the exons ATGGCTTCTCCGATCACGGTAGGTGTGATTGGTGCGACGGGCAAGACGGGTCAATCGGTGGTCCAGGGGCTACTTTCTTCAGCGACTAATTTC ACTATCACATCTTTCACGCGCCAGGCCTCAGTGAATAGCCTTGCGAATGAAAAGCTCCACGAGCAGGGCGTTCAGATTATCGGCTATGACCTGAGCCAACCTCGGAAAGTCCTGGTGAATCATTTAACGACTATCGATGTCCTCATCTCGTGTATCACCTGGGAACACCTGGATCTTCAAATACCATGGATTGAAGCCGCAAAGGAAGCCGGTGTGAAGCGATTTGTACCGTCTGAGTGGGTTGGGCCAGCGCCAAAAGGAGTTATCGACATCAAGGATAAG AAGCTTGACATTCTCGGCGTCATCCAACGGGCCCGTCTGCCCTATACAATCATCGACGTgggctgctggttccaaGTCTTCGTTCCCAAGATTCCATCCGGAAGGTCCGATAAAGGCCACATGATCTACATTGACCATCGAATTGTCGAAGATGGAAACCAGAGGTTCGCTTTGACTGACATGGCCGATATTGGCAAGTATGTTGCTCAAATCGTGGCGGATTCCCGGACCGTGAACAAACATGTTTTTGCGTATACGGAGGTCTTGAGTATGAATGAGATCTGGGACGTCATGGCTGTGGCCAGTGGAGAGGAACCTAGGAAAGACTAT GTGTTGAGCAAGGAGATCAAGGAAATTATCGAGGCCTGTGGAAAGAGGCTTGACGAAAGCCACGAGAGCGTGATGCATCCGAGTAATATCATGGACATTGCAAATTTTAATATGGGGCAATATCGCATCTCCTGGTGTATTCGAGGTGACAATACGCCGGAATATGCAGATTACCTCGGATACCTGGATTTTTGGAAACTGTTTCCTGATTTTCCCAGAGGCAGAAGCCTCGAGGCTTTTTATCGAGAAATTATCAGTGGAGATACTTTACCTATGCCTGAGGATGTCTAG
- a CDS encoding uncharacterized protein (COG:S;~EggNog:ENOG410PV1H) yields MGLWNDGVFGLQKADIVSVSKKQDEAAEAPISAPAPPAHPPLPSVPPPKQGSNDSKPSQDPNLANPRLLVNRSCIYERRLPGDAYITAHVQRLQHGFYSCPAVSDKDFEHVDFLAVNFVFHSPNTLDHRFMAAIIRASVHGNRKMSTPGQIQPRFLMHAPHLIYGAVSPETLQWNFGLAGSLGVSEFPVSASISPSGGVLGRYRRYEMMRIQGSARTLKSPHGRQYDIESGEIVWSLEENSLQRSGLPREFTFAMLIHKPRAESRIHFSLDIDPVIQSWYGSYPKCWLSLSRYQPVQRRPVDFRREVGQRFETGSSSKEKRFNFATLESSFDDYINMPGRRFTTGTNPDDNLFRDDNEFNPDVIRGFSAIESCGKAAPRKPANNPINTAPMPNDAPAANLNVRVLLDTASSNTTKRHRRMSNPEKGMRRIEPLRRTRSGDTAYQYQSKMLALEQADNS; encoded by the exons ATGGGACTCTGGAATGACGGCGTCTTCGGCTTACAGAAAGCAGACATAGTTTCCGTGTCTAAAAAGCAGGATGAAGCAGCAGAAGCCCCCATATCTGCTCCAGCACCTCCAGCGCACCCTCCACTTCCCAGCGTTCCCCCGCCAAAGCAAGGCAGCAATGACAGCAAACCGTCTCAAGACCCTAACCTCGCCAATCCTCGACTACTTGTCAACAGATCCTGCATTTACGAGCGTCGACTACCTGGCGATGCCTACATCACCGCGCACGTTCAACGGCTCCAACACGGTTTCTACTCCTGTCCCGCCGTGTCAGACAAAGACTTCGAACACGTCGACTTCCTCGCCGTTAACTTCGTCTTTCATTCACCTAATACGTTAGATCATCGGTTCATGGCAGCTATCATTCGCGCATCCGTCCATGGCAACCGCAAAATGTCCACCCCCGGCCAGATACAACCCAGATTCCTGATGCACGCACCGCATCTGATCTACGGAGCTGTGTCGCCAGAGACACTACAATGGAACTTTGGACTAGCAGGCAGTTTAGGCGTTTCAGAGTTCCCCGTGAGCGCAAGTATATCACCATCCGGAGGTGTGCTTGGACGATACCGACGATACGAAATGATGCGGATTCAAGGGTCTGCGCGGACGTTGAAAAGCCCCCACGGACGGCAATATGACATTGAATCTGGGGAGATCGTCTGGTCTCTGGAGGAGAACTCACTGCAGCGTTCTGGTCTACCGCGGGAATTTACATTCGCCATGCTAATCCATAAACCACGCGCTGAGAGTCGAATTCATTTCTCTTTGGACATCGATCCGGTAATCCAATCGTGGTATGGAAGCTATCCGAAGTGCTGGTTATCGCTTTCACGGTACCAACCTGTACAACGAAGACCGGTCGATTTCAGAAGGGAAGTAGGACAACGTTTTGAGACGGGATCATCGTCAAAAGAGAAACGTTTTAACTTCGCAACCCTCGAGAGCTCTTTCGACGATTATATTAACATGCCAGGAAGAAGATTTACGACGGGC ACCAACCCCGACGACAACCTTTTCAGAGACGATAATGAATTCAATCCAGACGTTATCAGGGGGTTTTCCGCAATTGAATCTTGTGGGAAGGCGGCCCCGCGCAAACCTGCGAATAACCCGATAAACACGGCTCCCATGCCAAACGATGCCCCGGCTGCGAATTTGAATGTCCGTGTCCTGTTAGATACAGCGTCCAGTAACACGACGAAACGGCATAGGAGAATGTCTAACCCAGAGAAGGGCATGCGAAGGATAGAGCCGCTTCGGAGGACTAGGTCTGGGGATACTGCGTATCAGTATCAGTCTAAGATGTTGGCTCTGGAGCAGGCGGATAATAGTTAG
- a CDS encoding cardiolipin synthase (COG:I;~EggNog:ENOG410PHWV;~InterPro:IPR000462,IPR043130;~PFAM:PF01066;~TransMembrane:4 (i112-135o141-160i181-205o284-302i);~go_component: GO:0016020 - membrane [Evidence IEA];~go_function: GO:0016780 - phosphotransferase activity, for other substituted phosphate groups [Evidence IEA];~go_process: GO:0008654 - phospholipid biosynthetic process [Evidence IEA]): protein MATSALLLSRQCPRLLGAGTRALGSGAALRGGIRQHEMFNRSIITMSGSSRASRANACFMRGANAGYTQILGQRKRWTANKSQVDQTQEPTKGPVPDAEKSRIQVPQKTRENIYTIPNILTFSRLLAAPAVGYFLVHHYHAAALSLFAYAGVTDLIDGYIARRWNLQTVVGTIIDPMADKLLMTIGVACLAVNGSIPVWLAVIILGRDVGLALSAIYYRWISLPPPKTMARYWDFSLPSAEVKPTEISKINTALQLLLVGSAIALPVLPETFLDAWHLKEAMTGFQYLVAGTTIWSGLSYVFSKNAVKILTKEEVQKRIARASAKKSS, encoded by the exons ATGGCAACAAGTGCTCTTTTGTTGTCCCGGCAGTGTCCGCGGTTACTAGGTGCAGGCACTCGCGCCCTCGGTTCGGGTGCTGCATTGAGGGGAGGGATTCGGCAACATGAGATGTTCAATCGGTCTATCATTACGATGTCGGGGTCATCGAG AGCTTCAAGGGCAAATGCTTGCTTCATGCGTGGCGCAAACGCAGGCTATACACAGATACTCGGCCAACGGAAGAGATGGACTGCGAACAAGAGTCAAGTAGACCAGACACAAGAGCCTACAAAGGG TCCTGTACCCGACGCAGAAAAGTCGCGGATACAAGTCCCTCAAAAGACCCGCGAAAACATCTACACCATCCCGAACATCCTAACCTTCTCTCGCCTGCTTGCTGCCCCCGCTGTGGGGTATTTTCTCGTCCATCACTACCACGCTGCTGCGTTGTCCTTGTTTGCCTATGCTGGTGTCACGGACCTGATTGACGGGTACATCGCGCGTCGATGGAACCTACAGACGGTCGTGGGAACTATTATCGACCCAATGGCCGACAAGCTCTTAATGACCATTGGTGTTGCTTGCTTAGCAGTAAACGGATCTATTCCCG TCTGGCTCGCCGTGATAATCCTGGGCCGCGATGTAGGCCTGGCATTATCCGCAATTTACTACCGCTGGATCTCCCTCCCGCCGCCCAAAACAATGGCCCGGTATTGGGACTTCTCGCTCCCCTCTGCAGAGGTGAAACCAACCGAAATCTCCAAGATAAACACCGCATTGCAGCTTTTGCTCGTTGGCTCTGCGATCGCTCTGCCTGTGCTCCCGGAGACGTTCTTGGATGCTTGGCATCTTAAAGAGGCTATGACTGGATTTCA ATACCTCGTCGCAGGAACCACCATCTGGTCCGGTCTCAGCTATGTATTCTCGAAGAACGCGGTTAAGATCTTGACTAAGGAAGAAGTTCAGAAAAGGATTGCTAGAGCTAGTGCGAAGAAATCTTCTTAA